A portion of the Lathamus discolor isolate bLatDis1 chromosome 5, bLatDis1.hap1, whole genome shotgun sequence genome contains these proteins:
- the TENT5A gene encoding terminal nucleotidyltransferase 5A: MADDEKAGGSPSGSYAGGCESAHCNVLSWEQVQRLDRILSETIPIHGRGNFPTLAMQPRQIVKVVRSRLEEKGIGLRDVRLNGSAASHVLHQDSGLGYKDLDLIFCADLKGEAEFQTVKDVVLDCLLDFLPEGVNKEKITPLTLKEAYVQKMVKVCNDSDRWSLISLSNNSGKNVELKFVDSLRRQFEFSVDSFQIKLDSLLLFYECSENPMTETFHPTIIGESVYGCFQEAFDHLCNKIIATRNPEEIRGGGLLKYCNLLVRGFRAASESEIKSLQRYMCSRFFIDFSDIGEQQRKLESYLQNHFVGLEDRKYDYLMTLHGVVNESTVCLMGHERRQTLNLITMLAIRVLAEQNIIPNVANVTCYYQPAPYVADANFSNYYIAQVQTVFPCQQHTYSTWLPCN; encoded by the exons ATGGCAGACGATGAGAAGGCCGGCGGCAGCCCCAGCGGGAGTTACGCGGGCGGCTGCGAGAGCGCGCACTGCAACGTGCTGAGCTGGGAGCAAGTGCAACGACTGGACCGCATCCTCAGCGAGACCATCCCCATCCACGGCCGCGGCAACTTCCCCACGCTGGCCATGCAGCCCCGCCAGATCGTCAAGGTGGTGCGGAGCCGGCTAGAGGAGAAGGGCATCGGCCTGCGGGACGTGCGGCTCAACGGCTCGGCCGCGAGCCATGTCCTCCACCAGGACAGCGGCCTGGGCTACAAGGACTTGGACCTCATCTTCTGCGCCGATCTCAAAGGGGAAGCCGAGTTTCAGACTGTGAAAGACGTGGTCTTGGACTGCCTCTTGGATTTCTTACCCGAGGGGGTGAACAAGGAGAAGATCACGCCGCTCACCCTCAAG GAGGCTTATGTGCAGAAAATGGTAAAAGTATGCAATGATTCAGACCGATGGAGTCTCATCTCCCTGTCCAACAACAGTGGCAAAAATGTGGAGCTGAAATTTGTGGACTCTCTGAGGCGGCAGTTTGAATTCAGTGTCGATTCCTTTCAAATCAAGCTGGACtccctgctgcttttttatGAGTGCTCAGAGAATCCGATGACTGAAACGTTTCACCCGACTATCATTGGTGAGAGCGTCTATGGGTGTTTCCAGGAAGCCTTTGATCACCTCTGTAACAAGATAATTGCCACCAGAAACCCAGAAGAAATCCGAGGAGGTGGTCTTCTGAAGTACTGCAACCTTTTGGTAAGGGGCTTTAGGGCTGCCTCCGAGTCCGAGATTAAGTCCCTGCAGAGATACATGTGTTCAAGGTTTTTCATTGACTTCTCAGACATTGGAGAACAGCAGAGAAAGCTGGAGTCCTACTTGCAGAACCACTTTGTGGGATTAGAGGACCGCAAGTATGACTATCTCATGACCCTTCACGGTGTGGTGAATGAGAGCACAGTGTGCCTGATGGGACATGAGAGGAGACAGACTCTGAATCTAATCACCATGCTGGCCATCCGGGTTCTAGCTGAGCAAAATATCATCCCCAATGTGGCCAATGTCACCTGCTATTACCAGCCAGCCCCATACGTAGCAGATGCCAACTTCAGCAATTACTATATTGCCCAGGTTCAGACGGTGTTCCCTTGCCAGCAGCACACATACTCTACTTGGCTGCCCTGTAATTAG